The window TTTCACGTGTCACTCTGTCATTCGAGTATTTAATGTAAAACGTTTTTACCCTATACAGTTACCCATTAGTCCTTTTGTTTCTATTTATGTGATGTAATTTAATTAGGCATGACAtttcagaaagaaaaaaaaaaagacttagaAGCTTAAAGGCcaaaatatttgtgtaattgaatttTAGTGGCtttaaaagcttctcattaagggtaaagtgGTAAAAGGAagcttaaagttaaattattttcaaatagagAAATATATCATTTTTTTGGAAAGGACTAATAAGGAAAGTATGTCACATATATTGGAACTAGAGagtatattgtattgtattgttactttaaatataatttttttattttaattttattgtattatattgttaaatttaTTGTTAAGCAATAATGAAAAGAGTCATTTTATGTAACAACCGATTTATTGTGGTCGTAACGTTAAATCTTAGCTTGGACTTTCATTAGATACTAATGACATTGGTTTCattatttgaaataaaaactaTAGTAATTTGGATAAAATTCTTTTAATAGAGAAAATCAAAACTAAAAAATTGAGGTCGATTGAATCATCAATTATAGTTGAACCGACTAATAAATTTTACTAAAAACTTGGGTGGGGGTGACGACGTTTTATGCAGGTTTATCATTTCATTTGTGATGGAAATTTTGTGCTACGTACATTTGTATACATTAGAAAACACAAACCAGTTTGACGATAAgaaataaatcaaaatatttaaTGGAGTAAACTAAATGAAGTTAGCACCTTCAAGGCTGCAACTTTTTAGGAAGCCAAAGCAGATAAAAAAAACAAGAAGATTATATTAGGGTAAAATATAAAATTGGTCTGTGGTCTGAAattaattgaatatatatatattatgccggctattattttttagaagggataaaaatatacatttctctttatatattatatacattgATAGTCTAAACAAATTACACTGTCAATTCAATTGAATGTTTCTATaacaaattattattttatttttcaggtTATCGTAAAGTACGTGTTGCTAATTGCTATAGTTCAACTTAATCAACTTAAGGTCGTAAAACATTTATATATCAAACTTTTTAAAGATGTTGCTTCCCTGCTGCTTCCCTGCCCAtgcaaaataacataaataccAGCACAATATCCATCTTTTTAAAGCTTTCCTTCTAAATATTATCTCTCTCTTGTCTACTATTATTTTCCAACGATTAGAAATTCTCATCATCGGGTTCCTCGAGATAGAGTTCGTTTTGTAAGATGGGAAGATTTATGTCCAGCAACAATATTAGAAGCTTGAATAAAGGTGCATGGacaaaagaagaagatgaaatacTAATGAATTATGTGCAAATTCATGGTGTAGGAAAATGGAATATTTTGTGTAAGAAAGCAGGGCTTAATAGGTGTGGAAAAAGTTGCAGATTAAGGTGGATTAATTACTTAAGACCTGATATTAAACGCGGAAATTTCTCACTAGAAGAAGATAATCTCATTATCAATCTCCATTCATCTCTTGGGAACAAGTATGTAAACTTTTTCTCTATCAataactcattttcttcttctttttattccATTTTCACAACTTTTCGCGTTTGATCACTGAAATTACTGATTATAAGAGTTATGACGTTACAAAACTATTCTAAGTGACGATCAAGTTATTAAACTATATTCAGTATAACAGTAAAGTCTTAGCTTTATCCAGTACAATAATTATCTGTGGTAGTTTTTGTCATTATTCTATGTAAAGCTCGATGACTTTATTATTATAATGGACAAAGTTTCAGTTAGTACTTTAATATGACAAACATAACGTTTCTGTTACTTTGTTCTAGCACAATTGGTAAAGTTTAGTGATTTTACTATTATACTGagtaaattttaattaattttaacgTGAATAATTTTTTGACTTGAATGTTATAGGAGATAAATTTCAGTTACCATACAttaattgactgtgcctattgaATATTTTCACTTTTATTATTTGCAGGTGGTCCAAAATAGCTTCCCAACTTCCAGGAAGGACTGATAATGAGATCAAGAATCATTGGAATACTAAGCTAAGTAAGAAACTTAATCTATTAGGAATTGATCCAAAAACCCACAAACCAATTCCTAATTTCTGCCTAATTAATCCTCTTCAAGTTTCTCCTACTTTAAACATGGATAATTCTACTAATCCATGGACCAATCTTCTTGATTTTACTCAATTAGCAAGATTACAACAATTGCAGTTTCAAACTATATTACAGACCATTAATAATATTACTTCATTTCCAAGTAATCTTTTTATGCCAAATAATTATCCTATTCAAGATGATATGAATAGATATTATAACTATAATAATTTCATTCCAGATAATTCAGAGACTTGTTTTCAAGGTGGATTAATTAGCCCTGAAATTCTTAATTTCAATAGCATTAATCCTCAAACCTCAACTCCTAATTACCAATTAGCAAGTTTACCTTACCTTAACACTAGCCCTATGTGTTCATTTCAATAACTTAGGGTAAGGTTTCTGATTATATCGGGTGCATGCTTTCTCCGATCAGCACAGATATCGAATAACTCTGCCAGTCAAATTTATGTAGATGggactttttcttttctttattttttattttgcttGTCTTTTGTTTTCCGCGTCTTGATTGTAACTCCACTTAGTTCAGTGTGCAATATATATCTTGTGAAAATCAATTCTCTATCGTTAATCAATTATGTACTCCAAACCGTTCCAATTTATGAGGTGTTGGTTGACTGTATacaaagtttaaaaaaaatatttaaaacttgtGATCTAGAACAAGCCATAAATATTTGTGTGAATATAAATTATCTCATTAATTAAGGATAAAACGAATAATAATATGATCAATGAATTTTGAAGCTAGATGTATAAGTCGCATGAATTGCTTTTACGTCAAGTATATGAAGCTATTAACTGCTCCAAAGAATAAGAGACCAAATAATGAACAAACGAGATTAAACTAAAACAAGACAAAATCCTATAGATGGTCAAAACAAGTAAAGGAAATTAATCAGTCAGTTGTTGCTTCAAACAAGTTACTACTGCATATTCAAGAATGAAAGGGACAGTGCTGACTTTATATAGTTTATTTAGTTCAGGGCCGAGCTACAATATTAAGTATCAGTAGCTTTTAATTAGATCTTGTATTTGtattagaaaatttattaaatataaatatttaatacgaACTCAATAACTAAAATTAGCAATATATTTGACGGAAAATTAAGAATCCATATACTTTAAATTTTGGCTCCGCCGTTAAGGGAATTAAGGTCCTTGCATGTATCCTCCGCAGCAACAAAGTCGAGCCctactctctttttatttccaaCTTAATTAAGTATGCATCATTTACACGAATAAataaagagttgaatttgtataCCCTGATCTTGTGAAAAATTTTACACTATTAGGTAAccaaaagatatatatacatgtaaCCCCTCAATAAAAAGTAGGATTTGTAGTGAAATAATTAAGGCAAATTACATGTTACAATAAATAAAGTAGCCTGATAGTTATTTACATGAATAAGGAATAAAAAGAGTTTAACTTGTATACACAATCTTAAGAAAAATTTTACACTATTAGGTAATCCAAAATATATCTACATGTAACCCTCCATACAAAGCGGAATCTGAAATAAGGCAAGCTACTTGTTACAATAGGTAAGGTAACCTGAAAGttgtaaaaattatttacaccGTCAATGGATATTAGTTCAACTTTATTTTTACAAATAGTTAGAGAAAATGTGATGAAAATAGCAAAAACAAAAAACAGCTCCAACATAGACGGCAACATAATATTGATGGATAGATTTCCAACAATTACAGATCAAAATAATACTCTCcacacaaaagaaaaagaaaaaaagttttaACAACATTGTACAGAAAAAAGAGAGGAAAGGAAGCCAAAATATCAAGACATTTAGGCATGTCTAGACATGAAAAGAAAATCATTGGAAAATAGTATTCCAAAAGGTATTGATTTCTTCATCATCCTGAGGTATTTCCCATGCAGCCATATCATCATCTAGCTCTGAAAATGtgggaataaaattttgatttaaGTTGCAATTAGAAGCTCTAATTGCAAGTCCTTCAGCTTGATTTTCATTTGAATTCAATTCATTAGCTTGACATAATTCTGAGAAATTTGAACCATTTCTCGATTTTTGCATGTTGTCATTGTACAGGGACGGCGATGCTATTCTTCTTTGTATCGTTCTAATTTTATCGGATACTCCTGAAGGGACTTCCGAAGAATTTGAAATAGAAGAATCGTAATTGGGAAGTGAATTAGTATTATCCAAACAAGGAATTGTTGTGATGTAATTTGCTAGAGATGAATCCAAGAATTGGGGTTGATCACCCTCATATCTAAGGCTTTCAAATAATGGAGGATTTGGATTGCTTAAAAAATTGTCttgaattgatgaaaataagttTGAATTTATAGCTAAAAGAGGGCTTTGTAAAAGTTGTTGGATTTTGGCTAATAAAGTAAAATGTGCTTGTAATCTAAGGGAAGATGCTAAAGAAACAAAATAGTTGGAAGTAGAGGTAAATTGATGAGAAAATTTTAGAAGGGAATCGAAATCAGATATTGGTTTGTGTGTTTTGGGGTCAATTCCCAATTTGAGAAGCTTTTTCTTTAAATGTGTGTTATAGAAGTTCTTGATTTCATTATCAGTTCTTCCCGGAAGATGATTTGCAATTCTTGACCACCTACAAATAATAACCACAATATAGAAATTAGAGTTTAACTCTACATGGCCTTGGAGCAACGATCAAGTTGTCTCTGTATGACCTATAAGTCACGGGTTCAAATCGTGAAATCAGTCACCGATACTTGCATCAGGGTAGAATGCCTACATCGCCCCCCTAAGGGTGTGCATGGGTTGCCCTCTTTTTTAGTTTAACTCTATATAATGATTATGTAAATTTCTTTTACACTGTCTTATCATCTAAAACAATTGTAGTGTGCAGATAACTATTCATAATAAGTACGAGTGATTAACATGAAAAAGCCATAAAAAAGAATTCAGAACATGAAACTATTCGATGGATTTTCCCTtcaaaaagtaactaaatttatcaaaatatttctttgttGAAAAAGTGTAATATTATCATGTAAATATTTTTTGCACCGTCGTATcatttaaaatataattataatatacaggtaattattcataataattgagattatttttcttttatgaaTTGGATTTCAGATAGAAAGAAGAAGAATATTGTGACACTTACTTATTTCCAAGAACAGAATGGAGATTAATGAtgatttcttcttcttcatctgaAAATCCTCCTCTCTTAATATCAGGCCTAAGATAATTATTCCATCTTAATCTGCAACTCTTTCCACATCTCTTTAAACCTGCTTTTTTTGGGATTAATTGCCAATTTGTGTGACCATTTTTCTTTATATAATCAATCAGTTTCTCATCTTCATCTTCTGTCCATGGCCCTTTCTTtaaatcatcatcatcatctaattTGCAACAAGGATACCTTCCCATATTTAATTTTAATGAAGaaaacaaaaattaggaaaaatgaAAGATAACATTTAGGAGAAGTTTTTGGGATATCAAGCAAGGTAAGTATAGTGATGGCTTTTATAACTGCAtggaaaatatatataataatgttCCAAATTAGTTTAAAATCACAAGGTCAAAGTATTTCTTGATATTATTATCCAAAGAGAGAGCTTCAAGCAACACGGCAAGTAATGGAAAATAAGTCATTTAGAGACCTTTTTGACATTTTTCAACAGAAGGGTGGATTATAGTGTTCATGAATATTTAAtatgaaataattaaaataagaagTAGGTAGTTTCAAGTTTATAAAAAGGGCAGCCCGATAAATAAGGTATTCCGTGTGCACGCATGGTCCGGAAAAAAATCACACCCcaagggtgtgatgtagacagtctaTTATACCCCTAATGCGAGCATTAATGATTGCTAATTAATTCGTCCACAACTCGAATATGTGACCTATAAATCACACTGACAGTTCCGGGTTTATGTATAGTAATGTAGGTGATATATATCTTCGTCACCATTTCTCGAAAATGTGATCAAAATTAACTACCAAGATCAACTAATACAAATTTTGTATACTAAGTGGCTTGTGGCCACTTTCACTCAAAAGTTAAATCCttatttcaattttaaaaaaaacctttttccttttttataatttaattgttgGTCATTGAGTTAGAAAAGTTCTAGAATATCATAGAGTACAAAGTAGGAATAGGAAGATATTCAACCAACAATGCGATTGTGAGAGTATTGCTCGTTGAGACTATATCTAAAGTTCTATTTATTAGTTGCAATACTTTACTAAGAAAAAGTAAAGGTTACATGAGTTTGAGTGAAGTTGCATTTGAAATGTTGTAGTTTATTTGCATAGGGATCAGATTTGTTATAATCATCTCGAGTAGATTGATTCTTTGCGAAATtcacaccaaaaaaaaaaaagaaatttatttATCTTTTAAATAACTTGTTAATATATCATTTTAACCTCCTTTAAAGAGTTTTAAGGTCGAGGTGCAGCAGATTAAAAGTATACAAAAAACACACAACAAATTAAATTAACAATTCAAACCCTTTTTGCCTTGTACAGAAGAAACATGCAATTGTTGCTGCATTAATTTGTTGTCAAATCATTAGTTTGGCTGCTTTCAATatcttttattattatattattgtgAATTAAATCATCATCGAATTTGTCATCATTTTTGTCCTTTTCTGACCATGTCCGATACCACCTAGCATTaggtacttcttcttcttcttctctaacTGCTCCTGAGTGTGGCTGTtactaaaaaaagaaaagaggaaaaaagaaagaaaaaggatgCTGATATAACCCTTGTTATGAGGAAATGGTTATTTATAATTTAAATCATAGTAAAATATTGAGAggtaaatttaaatatttttcttgaagAATTTGCATACATGGAGTCTACTCATTTCTGATTGGTGCTTCTTTAATGGTAAGAATAAATACTAGATTTTTTTCTAATGACAAATGTATGAATAGGCCAAATTAGGGTATAGCAGATGGCAAAATTGAGCGGTTTAGATATCACATAGGCAAATTTGACCCTTTCCCCAACATATATGCAATAACTATATATGTGATTTTTATATCTATATTGTTTAGCATATTGTAGCAAGTAATTTGCATTGTATTCCTGGAAGTATCACTAATCCCGCTCTTTATATATAGGCAGTTAATTGTAAACATTATTTAGGTGATCTgacattattaaaaaaaaattataggcTTAatgtataaaagttaaactcataaCAAAAGTAGTATTGGTTTAACTCTAAACGATTGTATTGGTAGCAAGGTTAGAAGTCATCATACTCAAATTTATTGTAACTTACTATTAAACAATTTTCCTAAATACCAGAGCAAAGGTCAAAGCTCTAATTAGCTTTTTCCAACAAATACATCAAACTATGTTAAAGATATACTCAATCTTTTGAATAATGAATTTCCGAGCTATTTACTTGAAAGATTAtcgatttttctttttctagttcCACCTTTATTTGGTGGAGGTGGGCAAATCCTACCTGCTTATAATTTCTTACCCATCAAGTTAAATATTTAGTATTTGACTTTTGTCGAAGAAGTGAGAATTTAGGTTTCTTATCTCCATGTAATTAAATTATGTCATTATCTTCTATATGGACAGTAAAgaagtattttcttttctttgaatTCAACGAAAGAAAAAATGTAACCAACAACAGATACGGTGGAGCGGTAAGTATTCTTTTATCCTTAATCAGAGATCTCGGATTCGAGCTTTGAGTATAGAGTTGCCTTTATTAGGAAACGCATTATCCCTCAAGTGGAACTTCCCGGCACGAATCCGAATTTAGTCGGAGTGTCGGACGCCTTTGTTAGGGAGCGTTTTACCCCTCAACATAAAACTTTTCAGTGCGAATTTAAATTTAGTTAGGCCCCAATGCATGTATCTAACATCGggtgaaaaatttaaaaacaatagGAAAAATGTAATATTCAACAGTGATGTCACGTGATATATTTGTCAATAGGGGTTGGGAAGAAGGTACATATGCTAAATatcccttcttctttttttgttggCTTCTTTTATGTTTTAAACAAATACCTAGCaatattcattgtttactttttatagtcatatacatagattatacataatTCAACATATataattatcacgacccaaaatttacctagtcgtgatggcacctaacccaacccgtcaggtaagtcAATTAACTATTGTCCAACTTAATGAAATTTATTAAGATAAGAAATGCTAATACACCGCTTTTATACAAAAATTtccctaaggactggtagtacaaatcatgagtttctaagattagaatttacaaagttgatatgaaataaatacatcatctgttcgaaatgtacataaacagatttttataaatctaaggataccatgaacaagaggcagctacaaccagaatgcatgtacgtcttcaaatccagctcccatcgatcacagcaacatcagcatctaatat is drawn from Nicotiana tomentosiformis chromosome 12, ASM39032v3, whole genome shotgun sequence and contains these coding sequences:
- the LOC104114014 gene encoding transcription repressor MYB6-like, with amino-acid sequence MGRFMSSNNIRSLNKGAWTKEEDEILMNYVQIHGVGKWNILCKKAGLNRCGKSCRLRWINYLRPDIKRGNFSLEEDNLIINLHSSLGNKWSKIASQLPGRTDNEIKNHWNTKLSKKLNLLGIDPKTHKPIPNFCLINPLQVSPTLNMDNSTNPWTNLLDFTQLARLQQLQFQTILQTINNITSFPSNLFMPNNYPIQDDMNRYYNYNNFIPDNSETCFQGGLISPEILNFNSINPQTSTPNYQLASLPYLNTSPMCSFQ
- the LOC104114010 gene encoding transcription factor MYB41-like produces the protein MGRYPCCKLDDDDDLKKGPWTEDEDEKLIDYIKKNGHTNWQLIPKKAGLKRCGKSCRLRWNNYLRPDIKRGGFSDEEEEIIINLHSVLGNKWSRIANHLPGRTDNEIKNFYNTHLKKKLLKLGIDPKTHKPISDFDSLLKFSHQFTSTSNYFVSLASSLRLQAHFTLLAKIQQLLQSPLLAINSNLFSSIQDNFLSNPNPPLFESLRYEGDQPQFLDSSLANYITTIPCLDNTNSLPNYDSSISNSSEVPSGVSDKIRTIQRRIASPSLYNDNMQKSRNGSNFSELCQANELNSNENQAEGLAIRASNCNLNQNFIPTFSELDDDMAAWEIPQDDEEINTFWNTIFQ